From Lycium ferocissimum isolate CSIRO_LF1 chromosome 12, AGI_CSIRO_Lferr_CH_V1, whole genome shotgun sequence, one genomic window encodes:
- the LOC132039495 gene encoding uncharacterized protein LOC132039495 yields MCPNQLFSSFFLVSLLLLLFSIFINSSRADDTSFENCPSSICENGLNISYPFWRLDSHNPTSSQYCGYPGFGIFCSETDRILYIFEDSFYVKEINYNKRSLTLVDIDALDSRVCPRVHHNLTIDDDLPLVYSELGMNLTFYYNCTGSLPDPTHTLDCLTSGGIKSYLFVEDYDPEDLNWYRTYEKKVVAPVTEGGWTGEIGVAMDEGFVLN; encoded by the coding sequence ATGTGTCCAAATCAACTATTCTCCAGCTTCTTCTTGGtctctctccttcttcttttgttctcCATCTTCATCAACTCCAGTAGAGCTGATGATACGTCCTTTGAAAATTGCCCTTCATCTATCTGTGAAAATGGACTTAATATTTCATATCCTTTTTGGAGACTTGATAGCCACAACCCCACCTCTTCACAATATTGTGGCTATCCAGGATTTGGAATCTTCTGTTCTGAAACCGATCGAATTCTGTACATTTTCGAGGATTCTTTCTATGTTAAGGAGATTAATTACAATAAGCGCTCCCTTACCCTGGTGGATATTGATGCTCTTGATAGCAGAGTATGCCCCAGGGTACATCATAATCTTACTATAGATGACGACTTGCCATTGGTATATTCGGAGCTTGGTATGAATCTTACTTTCTATTATAACTGTACCGGTTCTCTTCCAGATCCTACTCATACGTTAGATTGCTTAACTTCAGGTGGAATCAAATCATATTTATTTGTTGAGGATTATGATCCGGAAGATTTGAATTGGTATCGAACATATGAGAAGAAAGTGGTGGCGCCTGTGACGGAGGGTGGGTGGACCGGAGAAATTGGTGTGGCGATGGATGAGGGGTTCGTATTAAATTAG
- the LOC132039496 gene encoding uncharacterized mitochondrial protein AtMg00810-like, with protein sequence MKHYSKLTSNEFDKTLKEATTDESMKILNEATDRFMEEKGRYQRLIRKLLYLTITRPDISNTAQCLRSEQVTSYCDSDWASCPMSSKSVTRYCIKLGSSLISWKAKKQNTISRSSAKAKYRSTAHTVVELVWLMMKKLTLKVELPIVLCCDNTAALQIAANQED encoded by the exons ATGAAGCATTATTCAAAGCTCACAAGTAATGAATTTGACAAGACTCTTAAAGAGGCAACAACTGATGAGTCAATGAAAATTCTTAATGAAGCAACTGATAGGTTTATGGAAGAAAAGGGGAGATATCAGAGGTTGATTAGGAAGTTATTGTACTTAACCATCACCAGGCCTGATATTTCCAATACAGCGCAATGTTTAA GATCAGAACAAGTTACATCTTACTGTGACTCAGATTGGGCATCTTGTCCAATGTCTAGCAAATCTGTAACTAGGTATTGCATTAAATTGGGGTCCTCCCTTATCTCTTGGAAAGCAAAGAAGCAAAATACCATATCTAGAAGTTCTGCTAAAGCAAAATATAGAAGTACGGCCCATACAGTTGTAGAGTTGGTTTGGTTAATGATGAAGAAATTGACACTTAAAGTGGAATTACCAATAGTTTTATGCTGTGATAACACGGCAGCTTTGCAGATTGCAGCTAATCAAGAGGATTAA